AATGGTCGTTGGGCGGAGATGCGCGGCCTTCCGCGGGTGGAGGGTCACCGAGAGGGCTCCACCAGTGTGCGTGAGGTGACGCGCTGCGCCCGCCGTGTAGGCGTGGAGGCTCTCACCCTCTATGCCTTCTCCTCGCAGAACTGGGCCCGCCCCGCCGAGGAGGTGGCCGCGCTCATGGACCTGCTGCGCGAGTACCTCGAGAGCGAGCGCGCGGAGATTCTCGAGAACGGCATCCGGCTCAACGCCATCGGCGAGGTGGACAAGCTGCCGCGCTTCGTGAAGGAGCCGCTGGACAGGCTGCGGGCGGACTCGGCGCACAACAAGGGCATGGTGCTGACGCTGGCACTGTCCTATGGCGGACGTGAGGAGCTGGTACAGGCCGCGCGCCGCGTGGCCGAGGCCGCCAGCAAGGGCGAGTTGTCGCCCGAGCAACTGGATACCAAGGGCTTCGAGTCCTTCCTCTGGACGCACGACCTGCCGCCGGTGGACCTCGTGGTGCGTACCAGCGGCGAGCAGCGCATTTCCAACTTCCTCCTCTGGCAACTGGCGTACGCGGAGCTGTGCTTCAGCGACGTCCTCTGGCCGGACTTCCGGACCGAAGCCTTCCTTCGCTGCCTGGCTCAGTACCAGCAACGCGAGCGGCGTTTCGGCCTCACCTCCGCGCAACTCAAGCGGGAGGACTCCCAGCGGGCCAAGGCGTGAACGAGAAGAACAAGAACCTCGTCATCCGACTCGTCTCGGCGGTGATTCTGCTGCCGGTCGTCGTCTTCCTGCTGTTCATGGGAGGCGCGTACAGCGCGGGCCTGCTGGCCGTGGCCGCGGCCATCTGCGCCAGCGAGTACTACACCATCACCCAGAAGACGCTGTCGCCGGCGGCCTGGGTGGGCATCGTGCTCGCGGGCGTGCTGCCCTTCCTGCCGTTGAGGAACCCGGAGCGCACGGGCGAGGGGGCCTTCTGGGTGACGGCCTTCTTCCTCTTCTTCGCCTTCACCTACCACCTCATCCGGGGCCCGCTGCAGGAGGCCCCCACGCGAGTGTCCCACCTGGTGACGGGCTTCCTGTATGGCTCGGTGGGAATGACGGCCCTGTCCGCGGTGCGGCTGATGCCGGACGGGCTGGCCTGGGTCATCGCCGCGCTCGTCATCACCTGGGCCAACGACACCGCCGCCTACTTCGCCGGCCGCTTCCTGGGCCGGCACAAGCTGTACCCGGCGGTGAGCCCCAACAAGACCTGGGAGGGCTTCGCGGGCGGCCTGGTGGGCTCGGTGGGCGGCATGTTCATCGCCCGGGCCTTCTTCTTCCCCGTCTTCACGGTGGCTGACTGCCTGCTGCTCGGCCTCTTCGGCGGCATCCTCGGACCCATCGGGGACCTGTGCGAGTCCATGCTCAAGCGGGCATACGGGGTGAAGGATTCCGGTCGTGTCATCCCCGGGCACGGCGGCATCCTGGACCGCATCGACGCGCTGCTCTTCAACGCGCCCCTGGTGTTCGTCTACATCACCTTCGTGCGCGGTCTGCTCTCGTAACAGCCGACGATTGTCCGGTTGGCTGGACTGCCGGCCTCGAAGCGCATTGTCCGGCATGGTTCCCACGGTTACTGTTGGCACCATGCTTCAAGGTCCCGGTCTATTCATCCTGCTTCTCGGTGTGCTCATCACCGTCCACGAGCTGGGCCACTTCCTCGTGGCCAAGGCCTGCGGGGTGAAGGTGCTCCGCTTCTCCATCGGGTTCGGGCCGAAGCTGTTCGGTTTCACGAAGGGGGAAACGGAATACCAGGTGGCCATCCTGCCCCTGGGCGGCTACGTGAAGATGGCCGGGGACTCGCCCCACGAGGAGCTGGCTCCCGAGGACGCCGGGCGTGGCTTT
This is a stretch of genomic DNA from Archangium violaceum. It encodes these proteins:
- a CDS encoding isoprenyl transferase yields the protein MERPASPPSLTALERLVQERPLPRHVGIIMDGNGRWAEMRGLPRVEGHREGSTSVREVTRCARRVGVEALTLYAFSSQNWARPAEEVAALMDLLREYLESERAEILENGIRLNAIGEVDKLPRFVKEPLDRLRADSAHNKGMVLTLALSYGGREELVQAARRVAEAASKGELSPEQLDTKGFESFLWTHDLPPVDLVVRTSGEQRISNFLLWQLAYAELCFSDVLWPDFRTEAFLRCLAQYQQRERRFGLTSAQLKREDSQRAKA
- a CDS encoding phosphatidate cytidylyltransferase, which encodes MNEKNKNLVIRLVSAVILLPVVVFLLFMGGAYSAGLLAVAAAICASEYYTITQKTLSPAAWVGIVLAGVLPFLPLRNPERTGEGAFWVTAFFLFFAFTYHLIRGPLQEAPTRVSHLVTGFLYGSVGMTALSAVRLMPDGLAWVIAALVITWANDTAAYFAGRFLGRHKLYPAVSPNKTWEGFAGGLVGSVGGMFIARAFFFPVFTVADCLLLGLFGGILGPIGDLCESMLKRAYGVKDSGRVIPGHGGILDRIDALLFNAPLVFVYITFVRGLLS